In Pseudoalteromonas nigrifaciens, the sequence AATTACGTTATCATTCACAGCATAAAATATAAAAACAGCTCATTTTTAACTTTGCTATATATGTTAATTAACTAAGTTTTATATAATAAATACATTTAAATCAATAGATTAATATTTTAGGGGATGTTTACATGACTAACCGTTCGCAATTAGCAAGTTGGCAAGCGCTTGAAAAAAGTGCAACCAAGATGAAACAAAGCCATCTTAGGGATTTATTTGCTAAAGATGACGCGCGTTTTTCTCAATTTTCTACGCAAATCCCTGGATTATTATTTGATTACTCAAAACAACGTATTGATAAAGATGTTTTTACGCAGTTAATTGCATTAGCTAAAGAGTGTGACATTAGCGCTTGGCGTGAAAAAATGTTTAATGGTGAAAAAATTAATATCACCGAAAACCGAGCAGTGTTACACACAGCATTACGTAACCGCGCTCATACGCCACTTATTGTTGATGGTGAAAATGTAACTGAGTTGGTTGATAACGAACTTGCTAAAATTAAACTGTTTGTTGAAAAAGTACGCAGTGGTAAGTGGTTAGGCTACAGTGGTAAGCCAGTAAAAGATGTAGTAAGTATAGGTGTAGGTGGTTCAAACCTTGGCCCGCAAATGGCAACCGAAGCATTAAAAGCATTAAGTGACGATACCTTAAATGTACATTATGTGTCGAATGCTGACGGGGTACAAATTGCCTCGGTATTAAAAAATATTGATGCTGAAACAACCTTGTTTGTTATTGCATCAAAAACGTTTACCACGTCAGAGACAATGACCAACGCTAAAACAGCGGTTGATTGGTTTTTACAAACAGCTAAAGATAACGCCGCTATTGCTAAGCATTTTGTTGCGGTGAGCACTAATTTAGAAAAAACAGCCGAGTTTGGCATTAGTAACGACAACGTATTTACGATGTGGGATTGGGTTGGTGGTCGCTTTTCATTATGGAGCGCTATTGGTTTACCGATTGCATTATATGCAGGATATGACGCTTTTGAAGCAATTTTAGAGGGTGCGTACGAAGTTGATGAGCACTTTAAAAACGCACCACTAGAGCAAAATATTCCGCTTATTATGGCATTATTAAGTGTGTGGAATACCAGCTTTTTAGGTTATACCTCGCAAGCTATTTTACCTTATGACCAAGCGCTGCACATGTTGCCTGCGTACTTACAACAAGGCGAAATGGAAAGTAACGGCAAGCATGTTAACTTTGCGGGTGAAACTGTGCCTTATACAACAGTGCCAATTATTTGGGGTATGACCGGGATTAACGGGCAACACGCATTTTACCAATGTTTGCATCAAGGTAATGTTATTGTACCGGCTGATTTTATTGCCTCAATTAAGCCGCAAGTAAACGTTGATAAACATCACGATATTTTATTATCGAACTTTTTTGCGCAAACAGAAGCACTAATGAATGGCGTAGATGAGCAAGAGATCACCGCAGATTTAACCGCTAAGGGTAAATCTCAGGCACAAATAGATGAGTTACTAAAGCACAAAATTCATCAAGGCAACCGCCCAACTACCTCTATGTTACTAGATAGCGTAGACGCTAAAACGGTAGGGCGCTTAATTGCGTTGTATGAGCATAAGATTTTTTGCCAAGGCATTATTTTAGAAATTTGCTCATTTGATCAATGGGGTGTTGAGCTAGGTAAAGGATTAGCATCAAAAATAGAAGCAGAGTTAGTTGATGAGCGCGTTAAATATGCTCATGATAGTTCAACTAATGGTTTAATGGCGTATTATAAGCAACATCGTACGCAGTAAAAATTTAGCTTAGTAACATAAGCAACCAAATACCTTTGAACGGGTAGCGCTGGTGTACTTAGGGACTGTATTTTTGTGAGAGGAATTACAGTTCCCTAAGGCCCATTTTTAAGCGCAGATGATAAAATTAAAAATAAATAGCCAGCAGTGTGGTTAAATAAAAAACATCATCATCACAGCATAACAAAGCAGGTTTTTGTGCAAACATATTTATAAAAACCGACATCATTCAAGCAATAAACCGCTATATCTGATTACCTAACGGGTAGTGCCAGGTAGCACAAACGTAGAGAGTAACTATGCTTAATCCTTTTGATATTATAATTTTTGGGGGCGGTGGTGACCTTGCGTTACGCAAATTACTACCTGCAATGTATCGAGCATATCAAGAAGGTAATTTACCTGAAGGCTCACGTATTTTGCCAACGGTACGCGAAGAAACCCAACGTGCTGAGTACATAGAAACAGCACACAAAGCCTTAAAAGAGTTTTTAGCAAAGGATGAGTTTAATGCTAAAGATTGGAAAGCCTTTGCTACTTTTTTAGTACCTGTTGTTAGCAATGTAACAGCCCCTGACGATAACTGGGATGTGCTAAAAGGTATTTTAGATGAGCACGACAGCACTAAATCTCGCGTATTTTATTTATCACTACCACCTGCTGTGTACGGCACTTGCTGTGAAATATTATCTGTTAAAAACTTAATAACGCCTACTTCACGTGTAGTGGTTGAAAAGCCTATTGGTTATTGTGGTGAATCTGCTGAGGCTATCAATGGAAAAATCGCAGAGTATTTTAGCGAAGAGCAAATTTTCCGAATTGATCATTACTTAGGTAAAGAAACTGTTCAAAACTTAATGGCACTGCGTTTTTCAAACTCGTTGTTTGAAAACATGTGGGATGCTAAATCAATCGATAATATTCAAATTAGCATTTCAGAAACTGTGGGCCTTGAAACCCGTGCAGGCTTTTACGACAAAGCCGGTGCGCTGCGTGATATGGTTCAAAACCACTTGTTACAACTGTTATGTTTAGTAGCAATGGAATCACCCCATAAACTTAATGCCAATAGTATTCGCAACGAAAAGCTCAAAGTATTAGAAGCGCTGCGTCCACTTATTGGCAGCGACGTAGATAAAAATATTATTCGTGGCCAATATGTACCAGGTGATCTAAACGGTAAAATTGTACCAGGTTACTTAGAAGAGCTTAATGAAGGTTCAAGTAAAACCGAAACCTTTGTAGGTATTCGAGCGCATATTGATAACTGGCGTTGGGCAGGTGTGCCATTTTATTTGCGCACTGGTAAACGCATGGCTAAACGCTGTGCTGAAATTGTAGTGCAATATAAAAAAGTATCACACAATGTATACGAAGACAGCGTAGGCGAAATAGAGCCAAACCGCTTGGTGATTCGCCTACAACCAGAGGAAACTATTCAGCTAACATTGATGTCTAAACGCTTAGATAACCTTGAAATGCAGCTTGAGCCAGTAACGATGAATATTGAGCTTTCACAAGCCTATAGCAATGGTTTTCACTCAGATGCCTACAAGCGCTTAATGCTAGATGCAGCCGCTAATAATCCTTCGTTATTTATCCATCGTGATGAAGTACGCCAAGCATGGAAGTGGATTGATCCAATCATCGACCGCTGGCAAGAAAAAGGCAAACCGGCGCTTTATCGTGCAGGTAGCTGGGGCCCAGAAGATGCTGACGAATTATTAGCAGAGAACAACCATGTATGGTTTAACACCGGTGATAAGGGAGCATAATGGCAACAATAATTGAAAAGTTTTTTGATAGTAAAGAGGCGCTTACAGCAGAGCTGTCAGCAACACTTGAACAATCATTACGTGATGGCATAAGCAATGATGGCCGTGCAGTATTAATGGTATCGGGCGGTTCATCCCCTGCTGCTGCGTATAAGCATTTATCAACCCTTGATTTAAATTGGCAACATGTTGATGTTGCTATGGTTGACGAGCGTTGGGTAGATGCGAGCCACGAAAAAAGTAACGAAGCATTTATTAACAGCACGTTATTACAAAACTATGGTGCTGCGGCTAACTTTGTCACGATGAAAAATAGCGCCGAAACAGCGCAGCAAGGCACTGCAGTGTGTGAAGCTGCTTATGCTGCGTTAAAACGCCCGTATGATGTGACTATTTTAGGTATGGGGCCAGA encodes:
- the pgi gene encoding glucose-6-phosphate isomerase; the encoded protein is MTNRSQLASWQALEKSATKMKQSHLRDLFAKDDARFSQFSTQIPGLLFDYSKQRIDKDVFTQLIALAKECDISAWREKMFNGEKINITENRAVLHTALRNRAHTPLIVDGENVTELVDNELAKIKLFVEKVRSGKWLGYSGKPVKDVVSIGVGGSNLGPQMATEALKALSDDTLNVHYVSNADGVQIASVLKNIDAETTLFVIASKTFTTSETMTNAKTAVDWFLQTAKDNAAIAKHFVAVSTNLEKTAEFGISNDNVFTMWDWVGGRFSLWSAIGLPIALYAGYDAFEAILEGAYEVDEHFKNAPLEQNIPLIMALLSVWNTSFLGYTSQAILPYDQALHMLPAYLQQGEMESNGKHVNFAGETVPYTTVPIIWGMTGINGQHAFYQCLHQGNVIVPADFIASIKPQVNVDKHHDILLSNFFAQTEALMNGVDEQEITADLTAKGKSQAQIDELLKHKIHQGNRPTTSMLLDSVDAKTVGRLIALYEHKIFCQGIILEICSFDQWGVELGKGLASKIEAELVDERVKYAHDSSTNGLMAYYKQHRTQ
- the zwf gene encoding glucose-6-phosphate dehydrogenase is translated as MLNPFDIIIFGGGGDLALRKLLPAMYRAYQEGNLPEGSRILPTVREETQRAEYIETAHKALKEFLAKDEFNAKDWKAFATFLVPVVSNVTAPDDNWDVLKGILDEHDSTKSRVFYLSLPPAVYGTCCEILSVKNLITPTSRVVVEKPIGYCGESAEAINGKIAEYFSEEQIFRIDHYLGKETVQNLMALRFSNSLFENMWDAKSIDNIQISISETVGLETRAGFYDKAGALRDMVQNHLLQLLCLVAMESPHKLNANSIRNEKLKVLEALRPLIGSDVDKNIIRGQYVPGDLNGKIVPGYLEELNEGSSKTETFVGIRAHIDNWRWAGVPFYLRTGKRMAKRCAEIVVQYKKVSHNVYEDSVGEIEPNRLVIRLQPEETIQLTLMSKRLDNLEMQLEPVTMNIELSQAYSNGFHSDAYKRLMLDAAANNPSLFIHRDEVRQAWKWIDPIIDRWQEKGKPALYRAGSWGPEDADELLAENNHVWFNTGDKGA
- the pgl gene encoding 6-phosphogluconolactonase, which gives rise to MATIIEKFFDSKEALTAELSATLEQSLRDGISNDGRAVLMVSGGSSPAAAYKHLSTLDLNWQHVDVAMVDERWVDASHEKSNEAFINSTLLQNYGAAANFVTMKNSAETAQQGTAVCEAAYAALKRPYDVTILGMGPDGHTASLFPHAEGLDVGLNSDQLVCAINAIESDVTGSITERMTLTLNAIAQSKVVKLLISGDEKLAVYKQAKAGGDVNDMPLRAVLNHPSINIEVYWAP